A DNA window from Buttiauxella agrestis contains the following coding sequences:
- the leuD gene encoding 3-isopropylmalate dehydratase small subunit has protein sequence MAEKFVQHTGLVVPLDAANVDTDAIIPKQFLQKVTRTGFGAHLFNDWRFLDDAGQQPNPEFVLNFPEFKGASILLARENFGCGSSREHAPWALTDYGFKVVIAPSFADIFYGNSFNNQLLPVTLSEAEVDELFKLVAANPGIKFVVDLEAQTVIAGEKSYSFNIDTFRRHCMLEGLDSIGLTLQHEGSISAYEKKQPAFMR, from the coding sequence ATGGCAGAGAAATTTGTACAACACACCGGCCTGGTCGTTCCGCTGGATGCCGCAAACGTTGATACTGACGCAATCATTCCTAAGCAGTTTTTGCAGAAAGTGACGCGCACGGGTTTTGGCGCTCATCTGTTTAATGACTGGCGTTTTCTGGATGATGCTGGCCAACAGCCAAACCCGGAATTCGTGCTGAACTTCCCGGAGTTTAAAGGCGCTTCAATTTTACTGGCGCGTGAAAACTTCGGCTGCGGTTCTTCACGTGAACACGCACCGTGGGCATTAACTGATTACGGTTTTAAAGTGGTTATCGCGCCAAGTTTTGCGGATATCTTCTACGGCAACTCATTCAATAACCAGCTACTGCCGGTGACATTGAGCGAAGCAGAAGTGGATGAGCTGTTTAAGCTGGTTGCGGCAAATCCGGGGATTAAGTTTGTGGTCGACCTGGAAGCGCAAACCGTGATTGCCGGTGAGAAAAGCTATTCGTTTAACATCGATACTTTCCGTCGCCACTGTATGTTAGAGGGGCTGGATAGCATCGGCCTGACGCTACAACACGAAGGTTCAATTTCTGCTTACGAGAAGAAACAACCGGCGTTTATGCGTTAA
- the trmB gene encoding tRNA (guanosine(46)-N7)-methyltransferase TrmB produces the protein MKNDVISPEFNEEGRAMRRIRSFVRRQGRLTKGQEFALENYWPVMGVEYQDAPVDFTELFGREAPVTLEIGFGMGTSLVAMAKANPQQNFLGIEVHSPGVGACLATAHEEGVENLRVMCHDAVEVLQKMVPDNSLSMVQLFFPDPWHKARHNKRRIVQVPFAEFVKSKLKLGGVFHMATDWEPYAEHMLEVMSSIDGYQNQSESNDYVPRPDSRPVTKFEQRGHRLGHGVWDLMFERVK, from the coding sequence ATGAAAAATGACGTCATCTCACCGGAATTTAATGAAGAAGGCCGCGCAATGCGCCGGATTCGTAGTTTTGTGCGCCGCCAGGGCCGCCTGACTAAGGGCCAGGAGTTCGCACTGGAAAACTATTGGCCGGTGATGGGCGTTGAATATCAAGACGCGCCTGTCGATTTTACCGAGCTGTTTGGCCGCGAAGCGCCAGTCACGCTGGAAATTGGTTTCGGCATGGGGACGTCGCTGGTGGCAATGGCGAAGGCTAATCCACAGCAGAACTTTTTAGGCATTGAAGTGCACTCGCCGGGTGTGGGCGCATGCCTTGCAACCGCTCATGAAGAGGGCGTTGAGAACCTGCGCGTGATGTGTCACGACGCGGTTGAAGTGCTGCAAAAAATGGTTCCTGACAATTCTTTATCCATGGTTCAGCTCTTTTTCCCTGATCCGTGGCACAAAGCACGTCATAATAAGCGCCGTATCGTTCAGGTGCCGTTTGCTGAGTTCGTGAAAAGCAAACTGAAACTGGGTGGTGTGTTCCATATGGCAACCGACTGGGAACCTTATGCAGAACACATGCTCGAAGTGATGTCCTCTATCGATGGTTATCAAAACCAGTCTGAGAGTAACGACTACGTACCGCGACCGGATTCGCGTCCGGTGACCAAATTTGAACAACGTGGCCATCGTCTTGGTCACGGCGTATGGGACTTAATGTTCGAGAGGGTAAAGTAA
- a CDS encoding DUF2884 domain-containing protein, whose translation MIRKALMGVLLLTAMQAQADYKCSVTPRDDVVINPQSVQVVGENGNLVIAPDGSLQFNGKPHTLNATQRQLALDYQKALRIDLPWINNGALARVEKGRVALDKIIAKEVGESSNMRGRLTKLDAQLKQQMNRIIETRPDGLTFHYKAIDQVRSEGQQLVNQAMGGILQDSINEMGAKAVLKGGGNPLQGVLGSLGGLQTSIQNEWKNQEKDFEQFGRDVCSKVVTLEGQRKGLVETLK comes from the coding sequence ATGATTCGTAAGGCTCTGATGGGCGTTCTGCTGTTAACCGCGATGCAGGCGCAGGCCGACTATAAATGCAGCGTCACGCCTCGCGATGACGTGGTTATTAATCCGCAGTCCGTTCAGGTTGTGGGTGAAAACGGCAATCTGGTTATTGCCCCGGATGGCAGCCTGCAATTTAACGGTAAGCCACACACATTAAACGCAACGCAGCGCCAGTTGGCACTGGATTACCAGAAAGCGTTGCGCATCGATCTTCCTTGGATCAACAACGGCGCGTTGGCTCGGGTTGAAAAAGGGCGTGTTGCGCTGGATAAAATCATCGCTAAAGAAGTGGGTGAAAGCAGCAATATGCGCGGTCGCCTGACGAAACTCGACGCGCAACTCAAGCAGCAGATGAACCGAATTATCGAGACTCGTCCGGATGGTTTGACCTTCCATTATAAAGCCATTGATCAAGTGCGCTCCGAAGGGCAACAGCTGGTGAATCAGGCGATGGGCGGCATCTTGCAAGACAGCATCAATGAGATGGGTGCGAAAGCCGTTTTGAAAGGTGGCGGCAATCCGCTGCAAGGCGTGCTGGGTAGCCTCGGTGGCTTACAGACTTCGATTCAAAACGAGTGGAAGAACCAGGAAAAAGATTTCGAGCAGTTTGGCCGCGATGTTTGTAGCAAAGTGGTGACGTTGGAAGGGCAGCGTAAAGGGCTGGTCGAAACGCTGAAGTAA
- the leuO gene encoding transcriptional regulator LeuO: MSDNYVQQPAVHDGFKPQLRSVDLNLLTVFDAVMQVQNITRAAQSLGMSQPAVSNAVARLKIMFNDELFVRYGRGIQPTARAFQLFGSVRQALQLVQNELPGAGFEPGSSERIFNICVSSPLDNLLTSVIFNNMKRFAPGIQLLFKSALNKDIEHQLRYQETEFVISYTEFRRPEFTCVPLFEDEMVLVASKKHPRLIKPLTEEDIYNEKHAVVSLERFASFSAPWYLTAEKQACISYQGMAMTSVLNVVSQTQLVAIAPRWLAEEFADSLHLQIFPLPLKDNVSTCYLSWHEAAGRDKGHQWMEKLLTTVCSK, from the coding sequence ATGTCTGATAATTATGTACAACAACCGGCAGTTCATGATGGGTTTAAACCTCAACTACGTTCTGTGGATTTAAATTTACTCACTGTATTTGATGCCGTTATGCAGGTACAGAATATTACCCGCGCTGCTCAATCGTTGGGAATGTCCCAGCCAGCGGTGAGTAATGCGGTCGCTCGTTTGAAAATAATGTTCAATGATGAACTGTTTGTACGCTACGGCCGTGGCATTCAGCCTACAGCGCGTGCTTTCCAGTTGTTTGGTTCGGTACGCCAGGCATTGCAATTAGTCCAGAACGAACTCCCTGGTGCGGGTTTTGAACCCGGCAGCAGTGAACGAATATTTAACATCTGCGTCAGCAGTCCGTTAGACAATTTGCTGACATCCGTCATCTTTAATAATATGAAGCGCTTTGCGCCAGGTATTCAATTACTCTTCAAGTCGGCATTAAATAAAGATATCGAGCATCAATTACGCTATCAGGAAACGGAGTTTGTTATTAGCTATACAGAATTCCGTCGTCCAGAATTTACTTGTGTACCCTTGTTTGAAGATGAAATGGTACTGGTCGCCAGTAAGAAACATCCACGCTTAATTAAACCGCTTACAGAAGAAGATATTTATAACGAAAAGCATGCGGTGGTGTCACTTGAGCGTTTTGCATCCTTTAGTGCTCCCTGGTATCTCACCGCAGAGAAGCAAGCCTGCATTTCGTATCAAGGAATGGCGATGACCAGCGTGTTAAATGTGGTTTCACAGACTCAGTTGGTTGCTATCGCGCCGCGCTGGCTGGCGGAAGAGTTTGCAGATTCATTGCATTTGCAAATATTCCCGTTGCCCCTGAAAGATAACGTTTCAACTTGCTATTTATCCTGGCATGAAGCTGCCGGACGCGATAAAGGGCATCAGTGGATGGAGAAGCTGCTTACAACGGTATGCAGTAAATAG
- the leuC gene encoding 3-isopropylmalate dehydratase large subunit, translating to MAKTLYQKLYDAHVVYEAVDETPLLYIDRHLVHEVTSPQAFDGLRAHKRPVRQPGKTFATMDHNVSTQTKDINASGEMARIQMQELMKNCKEFGVELYDLNHPFQGIVHVMGPEQGITLPGMTIVCGDSHTATHGAFGALAFGIGTSEVEHVLATQTLKQGRAKTMKIEVTGTAAPGITAKDIVLAIIGKTGSAGGTGHVVEFCGSAIQALSMEGRMTLCNMAIEMGAKAGIVAPDEITFNYVKGRLHAPKAADWDDAVAYWKTFSTDEGAKFDTIVTLDAAEIAPQVTWGTNPGQVISVTENIPNPESFADPVERASAEKALAYMGLKPGVPLTEVAIDKVFIGSCTNSRIEDLRAAAEIAKGRKVAPGVQALVVPGSGPVKAQAEAEGLDKIFIEAGFEWRLPGCSMCLAMNNDRLEPGERCASTSNRNFEGRQGRGGRTHLVSPAMAAAAAVSGHFADIRTLK from the coding sequence ATGGCGAAAACGTTATATCAGAAGTTGTACGATGCCCACGTTGTTTACGAAGCTGTGGATGAAACGCCGCTGCTGTACATCGACCGTCATCTGGTTCATGAAGTGACATCTCCACAGGCGTTTGATGGCCTGCGTGCGCACAAACGCCCGGTGCGCCAGCCTGGCAAAACGTTTGCCACCATGGACCACAACGTTTCAACGCAGACTAAAGACATCAACGCTTCCGGCGAAATGGCCCGCATTCAGATGCAGGAATTGATGAAAAACTGCAAAGAATTTGGCGTTGAACTGTATGACCTGAACCACCCATTCCAGGGTATCGTCCACGTAATGGGCCCTGAGCAAGGCATTACATTGCCTGGCATGACCATTGTTTGCGGCGATTCCCACACCGCGACCCACGGCGCATTTGGCGCGCTGGCGTTCGGGATCGGGACTTCTGAAGTTGAACACGTACTGGCAACGCAAACCCTGAAACAGGGCCGCGCGAAAACCATGAAGATTGAAGTGACCGGCACCGCCGCACCAGGCATCACAGCCAAAGATATTGTGCTGGCGATTATCGGCAAAACCGGCAGCGCTGGCGGCACCGGGCATGTAGTGGAATTCTGCGGGAGCGCAATTCAGGCGCTGTCGATGGAAGGACGCATGACATTGTGCAACATGGCAATCGAAATGGGTGCCAAAGCAGGCATCGTGGCGCCAGATGAAATCACCTTCAACTACGTGAAAGGCCGTCTGCATGCCCCGAAAGCAGCCGACTGGGACGACGCAGTGGCGTACTGGAAAACCTTCAGCACTGACGAAGGCGCGAAATTCGACACCATCGTCACGTTGGACGCGGCAGAAATCGCCCCGCAAGTCACCTGGGGAACCAACCCAGGCCAGGTTATTTCCGTAACTGAAAATATCCCGAATCCAGAATCGTTCGCCGACCCGGTAGAACGCGCCTCTGCCGAGAAAGCGCTGGCGTACATGGGCCTGAAACCAGGCGTTCCATTAACTGAAGTCGCGATCGATAAAGTGTTTATCGGTTCATGCACCAACTCACGCATCGAAGATTTGCGTGCTGCGGCAGAAATCGCCAAAGGCCGTAAAGTCGCCCCAGGCGTGCAGGCGTTAGTGGTTCCTGGTTCTGGCCCGGTAAAAGCACAGGCAGAAGCAGAAGGCCTGGATAAGATTTTCATCGAAGCCGGTTTTGAATGGCGTTTGCCTGGCTGCTCGATGTGCCTGGCAATGAACAACGACCGCCTGGAACCGGGCGAGCGTTGTGCCTCCACCAGCAACCGTAACTTCGAAGGTCGTCAGGGCCGTGGCGGTCGCACGCACCTGGTTAGCCCGGCAATGGCAGCAGCAGCCGCTGTTTCTGGTCATTTTGCTGACATCCGCACGTTGAAATAA
- the leuA gene encoding 2-isopropylmalate synthase, with the protein MSQQVIIFDTTLRDGEQALQASLSVKEKLQIAMALERMGVDVMEVGFPVSSPGDFESVQTIARNIKNSRVCGLARCVDKDIDVAAEALKIAEAFRIHVFLATSTMHIETKLRSTFDDVLARAVNSVKRARNYTDDVEFSCEDAGRTPIDNLCRIVEAAIGAGATTINIPDTVGYTTPVQFGGIIQTLYNRVPNIDKAIISVHCHDDLGMATGNSIAAIQAGARQVEGTLNGIGERAGNTALEEVIMAIKVRSQMLGVHTNINHHEIYRTSQIVSQLCNMPIPANKAIVGSNAFAHSSGIHQDGVLKNRENYEIMTPETIGLNQVQLNLTSRSGRAAVKHRMEEMGYKEDDYNLDSLYDAFLKLADKKGQVFDYDLEALAFIGKQQEEPEHFRMEYFNVQSGSSVISTASVQLQCGEETQSEAATGNGPVDAVYQAINRITNYDVELVKYQLSAKGQGKDALGQVDIVVTHKGRRFHGVGLATDIVESSAKAMINVLNNIWRAGIVEKELQRKAHNKENNQETV; encoded by the coding sequence ATGAGCCAACAAGTCATTATTTTCGATACTACTTTGCGTGATGGTGAGCAGGCATTACAGGCAAGTCTGAGTGTAAAAGAGAAGCTGCAAATCGCGATGGCGCTGGAACGTATGGGTGTTGACGTGATGGAAGTCGGCTTCCCGGTATCTTCTCCAGGCGATTTCGAATCCGTACAAACCATCGCTCGCAATATCAAAAATAGCCGTGTGTGTGGTCTCGCTCGTTGTGTTGATAAAGATATTGATGTTGCTGCAGAAGCATTGAAAATTGCCGAAGCCTTCCGTATTCATGTGTTCCTGGCCACTTCGACCATGCACATCGAAACCAAATTACGCAGCACTTTCGATGATGTCCTGGCTCGTGCAGTCAATTCCGTCAAACGTGCTCGCAACTATACCGACGACGTAGAATTCTCGTGTGAGGATGCAGGCCGCACACCAATCGACAACCTGTGCCGTATCGTAGAAGCCGCCATCGGCGCTGGTGCGACAACGATTAACATCCCTGACACTGTGGGCTACACCACCCCGGTACAGTTCGGCGGCATTATTCAGACGCTGTACAACCGCGTACCAAACATTGATAAAGCCATTATCTCTGTCCATTGCCACGACGATTTGGGCATGGCAACCGGCAACTCCATTGCCGCGATTCAGGCGGGTGCTCGTCAGGTTGAAGGCACACTGAACGGTATCGGCGAACGTGCCGGTAACACTGCGCTGGAAGAAGTCATCATGGCCATTAAAGTGCGCAGCCAAATGTTGGGCGTGCATACCAATATCAATCACCATGAAATCTACCGCACCAGCCAGATCGTCAGCCAGTTGTGCAACATGCCAATCCCTGCCAACAAAGCGATTGTCGGCTCGAACGCCTTCGCACACTCCTCCGGTATTCATCAGGACGGCGTGCTGAAAAACCGCGAAAACTACGAAATCATGACGCCGGAAACTATCGGTCTGAATCAGGTGCAGTTGAACCTGACCTCCCGCTCTGGTCGCGCGGCTGTGAAACACCGCATGGAAGAGATGGGTTATAAAGAAGACGATTACAACCTGGACTCTTTGTACGACGCCTTCCTTAAACTGGCCGACAAAAAAGGCCAGGTCTTCGATTACGACCTGGAAGCGCTGGCGTTCATCGGTAAACAACAGGAAGAACCTGAACATTTCCGCATGGAATACTTCAACGTGCAGTCTGGCTCAAGCGTGATTTCTACCGCTTCTGTCCAATTGCAGTGTGGCGAAGAAACACAATCTGAAGCAGCAACGGGCAACGGCCCGGTCGATGCGGTTTACCAGGCGATTAACCGCATCACAAATTACGATGTTGAATTAGTGAAATACCAGTTGTCTGCGAAAGGTCAGGGTAAAGATGCATTGGGTCAGGTAGATATCGTTGTGACCCATAAAGGCCGCCGTTTCCACGGTGTCGGTCTGGCGACAGATATTGTTGAATCTTCTGCGAAAGCGATGATAAACGTGCTGAATAACATCTGGCGTGCGGGCATCGTCGAAAAAGAATTGCAACGCAAAGCTCATAATAAAGAAAATAATCAGGAAACCGTGTGA
- the leuB gene encoding 3-isopropylmalate dehydrogenase, producing MSKTHHIAVLPGDGIGPEVMAQALKVLDAVRTRFDMRITTSQYDVGGIAIDRHGNPLPPVTVEGCEQADAILFGSVGGPKWEHLPPAQQPERGALLPLRKHFKLFSNLRPARLYQGLEEFCPLRADIAAKGFDILCVRELTGGIYFGQPKGREGSGMHEKAFDTEVYYRFEIERIARIGFESARKRRSKVTSIDKANVLQSSVMWREIVGEIAKEYPDVELSHMYIDNATMQLIKDPSQFDVLLCSNLFGDILSDECAMITGSMGMLPSASLNEQGFGLYEPAGGSAPDIAGKNIANPIAQILSLALLLRYSLDAEEAAQAIENAINLALEEGFRTGDLARDGNAISTDEMGDTIARFVAEGK from the coding sequence ATGTCAAAAACTCATCATATAGCAGTATTGCCGGGTGACGGCATTGGCCCAGAAGTTATGGCTCAGGCGCTGAAAGTGCTGGATGCAGTTCGTACGCGCTTCGATATGCGCATTACTACCAGTCAATATGACGTGGGTGGCATTGCTATCGACCGTCACGGCAATCCCTTGCCGCCGGTTACTGTTGAAGGCTGCGAGCAGGCAGACGCGATTCTGTTCGGCTCCGTCGGTGGCCCGAAGTGGGAGCATCTGCCTCCGGCTCAACAACCTGAGCGTGGGGCATTATTGCCGCTGCGTAAACACTTTAAATTGTTCAGTAACCTGCGCCCTGCTCGCCTGTATCAAGGGCTGGAAGAGTTTTGCCCGCTGCGTGCTGATATTGCCGCGAAAGGTTTCGACATTCTGTGTGTGCGTGAATTAACCGGTGGTATTTACTTCGGCCAACCGAAAGGCCGTGAAGGTTCCGGCATGCATGAGAAAGCCTTTGATACCGAAGTGTATTACCGCTTTGAGATCGAGCGCATTGCGCGCATCGGTTTTGAGTCTGCCCGCAAACGTCGCAGCAAAGTCACCTCGATTGATAAAGCTAACGTGCTGCAATCGTCGGTAATGTGGCGTGAAATCGTCGGCGAAATCGCTAAAGAATACCCGGACGTTGAGCTGTCACACATGTACATCGACAACGCCACCATGCAGCTGATTAAAGACCCGTCCCAGTTTGACGTTCTGCTGTGCTCCAACCTGTTTGGCGACATTCTGTCTGACGAATGCGCGATGATCACCGGTTCCATGGGCATGCTGCCTTCCGCAAGTCTGAACGAGCAAGGTTTCGGCCTGTACGAACCTGCGGGCGGTTCCGCGCCGGACATCGCAGGTAAAAACATTGCTAACCCAATTGCGCAGATCCTGTCTTTGGCTTTGTTACTGCGCTACAGCCTGGATGCTGAAGAGGCCGCTCAGGCCATCGAAAACGCTATCAACCTCGCGCTGGAAGAAGGTTTCCGTACCGGCGATTTGGCTCGCGATGGCAATGCAATCAGCACCGACGAAATGGGCGATACCATTGCTCGCTTCGTGGCAGAGGGGAAATAA
- the mltC gene encoding membrane-bound lytic murein transglycosylase MltC: MKKFLALALVVPLLISCSSKKEDSYNEAFVKDTNGFDILMGQFAHNIENIWGIKEVLIAGPKDYVKYTDQYLTRSHINFDNGTITIETIAGTDPAAHLRQAIVSTLLMGDDPGSIDLYSDVNDVQISKEPFLYGQVVDNTGQPIRWEGRASKFADYLLQTRLKSRSTGLKIIYSVTINLVPNHLDKRAHKYLGMVRKASKKYGVDESLILAIMQTESSFNPYAVSHADALGLMQVVQHSAGVDVFKSQGKWGKPSRSFLFDPESNIDTGTAYLAILQDSYLSGIDNPTSRRYAVITAYNGGAGSVLRVFNNDKNRAYNIINSMTPGDVYQTLTTRHPSAESRHYLYKVNTAQKSYRRR; the protein is encoded by the coding sequence ATGAAAAAATTTCTCGCGCTAGCTCTGGTTGTCCCGTTGCTCATCTCATGTTCGAGCAAAAAAGAAGATTCCTATAACGAGGCGTTTGTTAAGGACACGAATGGTTTTGATATTTTGATGGGGCAGTTTGCCCATAACATCGAAAATATCTGGGGCATAAAGGAAGTGTTGATTGCGGGTCCAAAAGACTACGTAAAATATACCGACCAATATCTGACCCGTAGCCACATCAACTTTGACAACGGTACGATTACCATCGAAACCATTGCTGGCACCGATCCCGCCGCCCATTTGCGCCAGGCGATCGTCTCCACTTTGCTGATGGGTGACGATCCGGGTTCCATCGATCTTTATTCCGATGTTAACGACGTGCAGATCTCCAAAGAGCCGTTCCTGTATGGCCAGGTGGTGGATAACACCGGGCAGCCGATTCGCTGGGAAGGTCGCGCATCCAAATTTGCTGATTACCTGCTGCAAACGCGCCTGAAAAGCCGCAGCACCGGGCTGAAGATCATCTACAGCGTGACGATCAACCTGGTGCCAAACCACCTGGATAAACGTGCGCATAAATATCTCGGCATGGTGCGTAAAGCGTCGAAGAAATACGGTGTGGATGAATCACTGATTCTGGCGATTATGCAAACGGAATCGAGTTTTAACCCGTATGCCGTCAGCCATGCCGATGCCCTCGGTCTGATGCAGGTTGTGCAGCACAGCGCAGGCGTTGATGTCTTCAAATCTCAGGGGAAATGGGGCAAACCAAGCCGCAGCTTCTTGTTTGATCCAGAAAGCAATATCGACACCGGTACGGCTTACCTGGCGATTCTGCAAGACAGTTACCTGAGCGGAATTGATAACCCAACATCGCGCCGCTACGCCGTTATCACAGCTTACAACGGGGGTGCAGGCAGCGTGCTTCGCGTGTTCAATAACGACAAGAACCGCGCGTATAACATCATCAACAGCATGACCCCGGGTGATGTATATCAGACGCTGACCACTCGCCATCCGTCTGCGGAATCACGCCATTATCTGTACAAAGTGAATACCGCGCAGAAGAGCTATCGCCGCCGCTAA
- a CDS encoding YggL family protein — protein sequence MAINRSRRLRKKMHIDEFQEVGFSVAWRFPEGTSEEQIDKIVDEFIDEVIDKNGLAFDGGGHLSWEGLICLQEIGKCTEEHQALVRKWLEDHKAEDVRTSDLFDVWWD from the coding sequence ATGGCAATTAATCGTAGCCGTCGTTTGCGTAAAAAAATGCACATCGACGAATTCCAGGAAGTGGGGTTCTCTGTTGCATGGCGTTTCCCGGAAGGCACCTCCGAAGAACAAATCGATAAAATCGTTGATGAATTCATTGATGAAGTTATCGATAAAAATGGTCTGGCTTTTGATGGCGGCGGCCACCTTTCCTGGGAAGGCTTAATTTGCCTGCAGGAAATCGGCAAATGCACCGAAGAGCATCAAGCTCTGGTGCGCAAATGGCTTGAAGATCACAAGGCTGAAGACGTTCGCACAAGCGATCTGTTTGATGTCTGGTGGGATTGA
- a CDS encoding oxidative damage protection protein, which translates to MSRTIFCTYLQRDAEGQDFQLYPGELGKRIYNEISKEAWALWQTKQTMLINERKMSMMNPEHRKELEAEMVNFLFEGKEVHIEGYTPPEK; encoded by the coding sequence ATGAGCAGAACTATTTTTTGTACTTACCTGCAACGTGACGCAGAAGGCCAGGATTTCCAGTTGTATCCAGGTGAACTTGGCAAACGTATTTATAACGAAATCTCAAAAGAAGCCTGGGCTTTATGGCAGACAAAACAAACCATGCTGATTAACGAACGCAAAATGAGCATGATGAACCCGGAACATCGCAAAGAACTGGAAGCAGAAATGGTCAACTTCCTGTTTGAAGGCAAAGAAGTTCACATCGAAGGCTACACGCCACCAGAAAAATAA
- the mutY gene encoding A/G-specific adenine glycosylase, protein MTQAPQFSHQVLDWYQKYGRKTLPWQLEKTPYKVWLSEVMLQQTQVATVIPYFERFMARFPTVTDLANAPLDEVLHLWTGLGYYARARNLHKAAQMVANQHNGVFPETFEEVAALPGVGRSTAGAILSLSLGKHFPILDGNVKRVLARCYAVSGWPGKKDVEKKLWDISEQVTPAKGVSQFNQAMMDLGAMVCTRSKPKCELCPVNNLCVAYANNSWANYPGKKPKVTIPERTGYFLMMQHQQSILLSQRPAVGLWGGLYCFPQFSTENELRDWLAQRQIPADNLTQLTAFRHTFSHFHLDIVPMWLPVLSFSGCMDEGTALWYNLAQPPSVGLAAPVERLLQQLHAEPVVLKPARAVEEE, encoded by the coding sequence ATGACACAAGCGCCGCAATTCTCCCACCAGGTTCTCGACTGGTATCAAAAATACGGCCGCAAAACACTGCCATGGCAACTCGAAAAAACGCCTTACAAAGTATGGCTGTCTGAGGTGATGTTGCAACAAACGCAGGTTGCCACCGTCATTCCTTACTTTGAACGCTTTATGGCGCGCTTCCCGACCGTCACCGATCTTGCCAACGCGCCCCTCGACGAAGTTCTGCATCTTTGGACCGGCCTGGGCTATTACGCCCGCGCGCGTAATCTGCATAAAGCTGCACAAATGGTCGCTAATCAGCACAATGGCGTGTTCCCGGAAACTTTTGAAGAAGTCGCCGCACTGCCAGGTGTGGGGCGTTCGACCGCAGGCGCTATTCTTTCGTTGTCTCTGGGCAAACATTTCCCGATTCTGGATGGCAACGTCAAGCGCGTGCTGGCACGTTGTTATGCCGTGTCCGGTTGGCCGGGTAAAAAAGATGTCGAGAAAAAACTCTGGGACATCAGCGAGCAAGTCACTCCAGCCAAAGGTGTGAGCCAGTTTAACCAGGCGATGATGGATCTTGGCGCAATGGTTTGTACCCGCTCGAAGCCAAAATGCGAGCTTTGTCCGGTGAATAATCTCTGCGTAGCCTACGCCAATAATAGTTGGGCGAACTATCCGGGCAAAAAGCCGAAGGTGACGATTCCCGAGCGCACCGGCTATTTCCTGATGATGCAGCATCAGCAAAGTATTTTGCTTTCTCAGCGTCCGGCCGTTGGCCTGTGGGGGGGGTTGTACTGCTTCCCGCAATTCTCAACCGAAAACGAACTGCGCGACTGGCTGGCGCAACGTCAGATTCCCGCCGATAATCTCACGCAATTAACCGCCTTCCGCCATACATTCAGCCACTTCCACCTGGATATCGTGCCAATGTGGCTGCCGGTGCTTTCGTTTAGCGGGTGCATGGATGAAGGAACCGCTCTCTGGTATAACTTAGCGCAGCCACCGTCCGTAGGACTGGCCGCCCCTGTAGAACGTTTGTTACAGCAATTACACGCCGAGCCGGTGGTACTTAAACCCGCCCGAGCTGTTGAAGAGGAATAA